Proteins co-encoded in one Arachis stenosperma cultivar V10309 chromosome 7, arast.V10309.gnm1.PFL2, whole genome shotgun sequence genomic window:
- the LOC130939135 gene encoding hydroxymethylglutaryl-CoA lyase, mitochondrial, which translates to MSSLEEPLGLDKLPSMNTIDRIQRFSSGACRPREDNFGMGICFIEGRSCSTSNSCDEDNEEYTAETYPWKRHTRDIVQCRTFSQKTTTKGRNSMKFGMIDDSLSDFHSSPRGNSKDIPPSTHKFLGSIPSYVKIVEVGPRDGLQNEKNTVPTAVKIELIHRLASCGLSVIEATSFVSPKWVPQLADAKDVMQGVHGLEGIRLPVLTPNLRGFDAAIAAGAREVAVFASASESFSKSNINCNIEESLVRYRAVTRAAKELSIPVRGYVSCVIGCPVEGPIPPSKVAYVAKELYDMGCFEISLGDTIGVGTPGTVVPMLLAVMAVVPTEKLAVHFHDTYGQSLSNILVSLQMGISTVDSSIAGLGGCPYAKGASGNVATEDVVYMLNGLGVKTNTDLGKLMSVGDFISKQLGRPSGSKTAVALSQVTAEASKI; encoded by the exons ATGTCGAGCTTGGAGGAACCACTTGGTCTTGACAAGTTGCCGAGCATGAATACCATTGATAGGATTCAGAGGTTCTCATCTGGTGCTTGCCGTCCTAGAGAAGATAACTTTGGTATGGGAATCTGCTTTATTGAAGGACGAAGTTGCAGCACATCTAACAGCTGCGA TGAAGACAATGAAGAGTATACAGCGGAGACTTACCCATGGAAAAGGCACACAAGAGATATTGTTCAATGTCGCACCTTCAGTCAAAAGACTACGACCAAAGGGAGAAACTCAATGAAGTTTGGAATGATTGATGATTCTTTATCTGATTTCCACTCTAGTCCAAGGGGGAATAGCAAAGACATACCACCTTCAACACATAAG TTTCTGGGTAGCATACCGAGTTATGTGAAGATAGTTGAAGTTGGTCCGAGGGATGGATTACAGAATGAGAAGAACACTGTACCAACGGCTGTAAAGATTGAATTGATTCATAGACTAGCTTCTTGCGGGTTGTCTGTTATTGAGGCTACAAGTTTTGTATCTCCCAAATGGGTACCACAG TTGGCTGATGCAAAGGACGTGATGCAAGGGGTTCACGGCTTGGAAGGCATCAGATTGCCAGTTCTAACTCCTAATTTAAGG GGCTTTGACGCTGCTATAGCAGCTGGTGCAAGAGAAGTAGCTGTTTTTGCATCAGCATCTGaatcattttcaaaatcaaacatTAACTGTAATATTGAAGAGAGTCTTGTTCGTTACCGGGCTGTTACCCGTGCTGCTAAAGAACTATCGATTCCTGTTCGAGG ATATGTATCTTGTGTTATCGGATGCCCAGTGGAAGGACCAATCCCTCCCTCAAAAGTGGCATATGTTGCTAAAGAACTATATGATATGGGCTGCTTTGAGATCTCCCTTGGTGACACAATTGGTGTCGGCACACCAG GAACTGTAGTTCCTATGCTTTTGGCTGTCATGGCTGTTGTTCCGACAGAGAAGCTCGCAGTCCACTTCCATGACACTTATGGCCAGTCCCTTTCGAATATTCTTGTATCGCTCCAA ATGGGGATTAGTACGGTGGATTCCTCCATTGCCGGTCTAGGTGGGTGTCCATATGCCAAGGGTGCTTCAGGAAATGTTGCTACTGAAGATGTTGTGTACATGCTGAATGGACTTGGTGTGAAGACCAACACTGACCTGGGAAAGCTCATGTCGGTTGGCGACTTCATCAGCAAGCAATTGGGGCGCCCGTCTGGTTCGAAGACTGCCGTTGCCTTGAGCCAAGTCACCGCCGAAGCCTCTAAGATATAA